In Hyla sarda isolate aHylSar1 chromosome 12, aHylSar1.hap1, whole genome shotgun sequence, a genomic segment contains:
- the LOC130296273 gene encoding keratin, type I cytoskeletal 42-like: MVHGSSKVSFSAHSSSGHGHGAAHSGHSLRINHGWKNTGLLGINEKETLQHLNQRLSSYLEEVRSLEQENALLERKICEWYANNAPSSLPDSSQYFRTIQELQNMIMSTTMENSRLERQISNAQRAANDLSRRYQMEVNLRNAIESDIAELSRELSAVNNAGQDLERQVQCLQEERNQMENNQAGEVSFLQQQLGARVNVEMNAAPSVDLNQVLSEVRDEYENLMERNLNEVENIFLTRSAELNREVSFGAEQLQSNSNEIIDLRRSVQALEIEMQSQISLNNALESTLAEINGTFGAQLAQLQCMINDIESQLAQVRSRLEEQNYQYQLLMNQKNYLEMEISTYKHLLEGLDIHVPTHHFSEAKHVTHHHMKC; this comes from the exons ATGGTTCATGGAAGCTCTAAGGTCTCTTTTTCTGCACACTCTTCTTCTGGTCACGGACATGGTGCTGCTCATAGTGGACACAGTCTTAGAATTAATCATGGATGGAAGAACACCGGTCTGCTCGGTATAAATGAGAAGGAAACCTTACAACATCTTAACCAGCGACTGTCCTCCTATCTAGAGGAGGTTCGTTCTCTGGAACAGGAGAATGCCCTTTTGGAGAGAAAGATCTGTGAATGGTATGCCAACAATGCCCCCAGCTCACTGCCTGATTCCAGCCAATACTTCCGAACCATCCAAGAGCTCCAAAACATG ATAATGTCAACCACAATGGAAAATTCCAGACTTGAGCGTCAGATATCCAATGCCCAGCGGGCAGCCAATGACCTGAGCAGAAG GTACCAGATGGAAGTGAACCTGAGAAATGCCATTGAATCTGACATTGCTGAGCTGAGTAGAGAATTGAGTGCAGTCAATAATGCAGGTCAAGACTTAGAAAGACAAGTCCAATGTCTTCAAGAAGAACGTAACCAAATGGAAAACAACCAAGCAGGA GAAGTGAGTTTCCTGCAACAACAGCTCGGTGCCAGAGTGAATGTAGAAATGAACGCTGCCCCATCTGTGGACTTGAACCAAGTGTTGTCCGAAGTCAGAGATGAGTATGAAAACCTGATGGAAAGGAACCTGAATGAGGTTGAGAACATTTTCCTGACAAGG AGTGCAGAATTAAACCGTGAAGTTTCCTTTGGCGCTGAACAACTACAATCAAACAGTAATGAGATAATCGACCTAAGACGTTCTGTACAAGCGCTGGAGATTGAGATGCAGAGTCAGATAAGTCTG aaTAACGCTTTGGAATCCACTTTGGCTGAAATAAATGGCACGTTTGGTGCTCAACTTGCTCAACTTCAATGCATGATTAATGATATTGAATCTCAACTTGCTCAAGTCCGATCCCGTCTAGAGGAACAGAACTATCAATACCAACTTCTAATGAACCAGAAGAACTACTTGGAAATGGAGATTTCCACATACAAACATCTTCTAGAAGGCCTTGACATTCA TGTCCCAACTCATCATTTTTCGGAAGCCAAACATG TTACTCATCACCATATGAAGTGTTAG